Below is a window of Allomuricauda ruestringensis DSM 13258 DNA.
CACCCCTTTTTTAACAGCTTCTTCTAAATTCTCATTGCGTCTAACAAAACCGCCGGGAAGCGCATAAAGTCCAGTATTTCGATATTCCAGTACAAGTATTTTCAATTTCTTGCCGTTAAAACCAAAAATAACTGAATCAAATGCTAGATTTGGAATGTAGTCTTCTTTGTTAAGGTTCTTTTTTTTTAGGGTCAAAATGTAATTTTTTTCTAAATAAAGTATATTTTCTCATAAAAACAAAGTACTATTGTGACAACATGTAACAATAGAAAAACAAGTTATAATGAAAAAGCGATTACTTTCCGTGGCGTTGGTTCTCTTTGTAATGTCGGAACTGACCTCACAACAGAAAAACGCCTTTCCTGTTCAAGCCAAACTCAAGAATGGTGTTATTGAGGGGCTTTACGATACTCATACGGGTATCCAAAAATATTTTGGAATACCTTTTGCAAAACCACCGATTGGTGAATTACGATGGAAGGCCCCTCAGCCCTTGGACCCTTGGGAGGGTGTGGTAGAGACAAAGCGTTTTGGTCCAAGGCCTATGCAAGCTATGGTGTTCGGCGATATGAAATCCCGCTCCGATGGCGTAAGCGAGGATTGTCTTTACCTTAACGTTTGGACACCTGCCAAGCGTAACGATAAAAACCTTCCCGTTCTGGTATACTTTTACGGGGGCGGAAACGTTGCGGGGGATGCATCGGAATATCGATATGACGGTGAAAGTATGGCGAAAAAGGGAATTGTGGTGGTTACCACCAATTATCGCCTGAATATTTTTGGGAATCTGGCTCATCCAGAGCTGTCCTCCGAGGCTCCTTACAAGGCATCGGGAAATTATGGACAGTTAGATCAAAATATGGCCCTTCAATGGGTACAGGAAAACATAGCTGCCTTTGGCGGAGACCCAAATCAGGTGACCATAGCAGGGGAATCGGCCGGATCTATTGGGGTTAGTGTACAGATGGCATCCCCATTGTCCAAAGACCTGATTGCAGGAGCTATTGGGGAAAGTGGAGCTGCCATTCCGCCAACTATGGCACCAATTCCTTTAGCAGAGGCGGAAAAGCAAGGTGTACAATTTTTGGAAAATGCCGATATCGAGAACATTTCTCAATTGAGAAAATTGAGTACACGCGAGCTGTACGAGATTTATAATGAATCCAAGAAATTTGGCTTTCCTATGGTTATTGACGGGTATTTACTTACCAAG
It encodes the following:
- a CDS encoding carboxylesterase/lipase family protein; translated protein: MKKRLLSVALVLFVMSELTSQQKNAFPVQAKLKNGVIEGLYDTHTGIQKYFGIPFAKPPIGELRWKAPQPLDPWEGVVETKRFGPRPMQAMVFGDMKSRSDGVSEDCLYLNVWTPAKRNDKNLPVLVYFYGGGNVAGDASEYRYDGESMAKKGIVVVTTNYRLNIFGNLAHPELSSEAPYKASGNYGQLDQNMALQWVQENIAAFGGDPNQVTIAGESAGSIGVSVQMASPLSKDLIAGAIGESGAAIPPTMAPIPLAEAEKQGVQFLENADIENISQLRKLSTRELYEIYNESKKFGFPMVIDGYLLTKSLPETFASQEQAQVPLLVGWNSAEIPGMAFTQGPITKEVFVAKVKEAYPENYQTVLNLYPHSTEEELQWAATNLASDRFIAYSTWKWFDLHRKNSDQPVYRYLYSKIRPPLKNKNLASGLAGGTVEKNSNAPQMPKPIGAPHAAEIEYAMGNLHLVDDYAWTAEDYKASETMQQFFANFIKSGNPNGKDLPNWEAVEPKENEPPVMIIDTESKLTKAVDDVRYEFLDKDYKN